One part of the Larus michahellis chromosome 22, bLarMic1.1, whole genome shotgun sequence genome encodes these proteins:
- the LOC141733843 gene encoding keratin, type II cytoskeletal 71-like: protein MNRVSGMRGGHHGGEEDDSRSAVIKGGGNSVVFFCQGSQTLLGSSGARQSALRSRTAAQKVQEDLQSSWHLITKAMQMQQGDSVEDQGETNWKHKMKMESEQLQAKCPPPGLQPCSSSWDCCGLCSYLSSQHPPSITSASMSQQLSAGRSFHGRKFFSSSSAVSSMSRCRTSAFPSAALFGRGYGAWSHSSQSPQNTDGCQCISSGRSLAQGVWGGWGCRGVHANGEGGSPGLGFHGRSCRSEGIRAVLMNESLLQPLEVKIDPEIQHIRKQEREQMKSLNNQFASLIDKVQHLEQQNRVLATKWDLLQKQVLPSRKNIKHIFDNFICSLQRRLDSLLHEKGQMEPELIDTEKLVEEFRCKYQQEGNRHTAAKNEFVLLKKDADCVYLAKAELEAKVETLKQETEFLKCVSAQEIAELERGPCDTSVIVKMDNSRGLEMEGVLRSVACWYEDVAQKSKAELDALYRTRFQELEEAKGRCCNELKSHQQETEELGFAIQRRQCDLENVKKQVSSLQTSVCDTEQCGDCALKDAREKHAELQNALQKAKDELARMLQGYQELLNVKLALDIEIATYKTLLEGEESRICLGSPVRRSPPLATPSLPVQPTRGVELVDGPEDAGPPVALVEHPYPKTLVPATEDSPPEALPALKAGSTSLVLPAASPDLWLEMGALRARAQPLWAVVDSAAGVQGAAEPPRAWGPQLTHKARVGQG, encoded by the exons ATGAACAGGGTTTCAGGTATGAGGGGAGGACACCACGGTGGTGAAGAAGATGACAGTAGGTCAGCTGTCATTAAAGGTGGCGGCAACTCTGTGGTGTTTTTCTGCCAGGG GAGCCAAACTCTCCTTGGTAGCAGCGGGGCCAGGCAGAGTGCCCTGAGATCACGCACCGCTGCTCAGAAGGTGCAGGAGGACCTTCAATCATCGTGGCACCTCATCACCAAGGCCATGCAGATGCAGCAAGGGGATTCAGTGGAAGACCAAGGAGAGACAAACTGGAAGCACAAAATGAAGATGGAGTCAGAGCAGCTCCAGGCCAAGTGCCCTCCTCCTGGGCTCCAACCCTGCTCTTCCAGCTGGGATTGCTGCGGACTCTGCTCGTATTTAAGCAGCCAA catcctccctccATCACCTCTGCCAGCATGAGCCAGCAGCTGTCAGCTGGGAGGTCGTTTCATGGAAGAAAGTTCTTCTCGTCATCTTCTGCTGTGAGCAGCATGAGCCGCTGCCGGACCAGCGCCTTCCCCTCTGCGGCACTATTTGGAAGAGGTTACGGAGcctggagccacagcagccaaAGCCCCCAAAACACAGATGGGTGTCAATGCATTTCTTCTGGCCGAAGCCTCGCACAAGGGgtgtggggaggctgggggtgcaggggcgTCCATGCCAACGGTGAAGGTGGGAGTCCTGGGTTAGGCTTCCacggcaggagctgcagaagtgAAGGTATTCGTGCCGTGCTCATGAATGAGAGCCTGCTGCAGCCTCTCGAGGTGAAGATCGACCCTGAAATCCAGCACATCCgaaagcaggagagagagcagATGAAGAGCCTCAATAACCAGTTTGCCTCTTTGATTGACAAG GTCCAGCATCTGGAGCAGCAGAACAGGGTGTTGGCCACCAAATGGGACCTACTCCAAAAGCAGGTCCTGCCATCCCGTAAAAACATCAAGCACATCTTCGACAACTTCATCTGCAGCCTGCAGAGGCGGCTGGACTCATTGCTGCACGAGAAGGGGCAGATGGAGCCTGAGTTGATCGACACGGAGAAGCTTGTTGAAGAGTTCAGATGCAA ATACCAGCAGGAAGGGAACAGACACACAGCTGCCAAGAACGAGTTCGTGCTACTGAAGAAG GATGCAGACTGTGTCTATTTGGCCAAGGCagagctggaagcaaaggtgGAAACCCTAAAGCAGGAGACAGAGTTCCTGAAATGTGTTTCTGCTCAG GAAATCGCTGAGCTGGAGAGAGGTCCCTGTGACACCTCTGTCATCGTGAAGATGGACAACAGCCGAGGCCTGGAAATGGAGGGTGTCCTCAGGAGCGTTGCGTGCTGGTACGAGGATGTAgctcagaaaagcaaagcagagctggatGCCTTGTACAGAACCAGG TTCCAAGAGCTTGAGGAGGCAAAGGGGAGATGTTGCAATGAACTGAAGTCCCACCAGCAAGAGACTGAAGAGCTGGGTTTTGCGATCCAGAGAAGACAGTGTGACCTTGAAAATGTGAAGAAGCAG GTGTCCTCTCTGCAAACATCGGTGTGTGATACTGAGCAGTGCGGGGACTGTGCCCTGAAAGATGCCCGGGAGAAGCACGCTGAGCTGCAGAATGCCCTCCAGAAGGCCAAGGACGAGCTGGCTCGCATGCTGCAGGGTTACCAGGAGCTGCTGAATGTCAAGCTGGCCCTGGATATCGAGATTGCGACGTATAAGACTCTACTGGAGGGTGAGGAGAGCAG GATATGCCTTGGGAGCCCTGTGAGA CGATCACCACCGCTTGCAACGCCATCACTACCTGTGCAGCCGACCCGGGGTGTGGAGCTGGTAGACGGTCCAGAAGACGCAGGTCCTCCTGTAGCGCTGGTGGAGCATCCCTACCCGAAGACGCTGGTGCCGGCCACAGAGGATTCGCCTCCAGAAGCGCTGCCAGCTCTGAAGGCAGGCAGTACATCCCTGGtgctcccagctgcatccccagacttatggctggagatgggggcCCTTCGTGCCAGAGCTCAGCCCCTCTGGGCAGTGGTGGACTCTGCAGCAGGAgtgcagggagctgcagagccaCCAAGAGCATGGGGTCCTCAGCTCACCCACAAGGCACGTGTTGGCCAGGGGTGA